Genomic DNA from Spirochaetota bacterium:
GATTGCGAGGGACAGTACGCGGTATCTCCGTGAGCGGAATGCTTGCCAGGATGTGTGCTAAGGTAATGCTCGCGGGTACCGACTATTCGACGCTCTGCGCCCCCGACGGCACATTTGAATTCAGGAACATCCCTCCCGGCACCTATACGATCCATGCATCTCGTCCAGGGAACGAGGTCTTTACAGGCACAATAACTATCCCCGGAGCAGGACCTGTCTGCGATATTTCGCTTGCCCCGTCACGCGTCAAGGGAAATCTCCTGAGGAATCCCGCGCTGTCGCTGCACTGGGCATCAATGGATGCTCCTGATATGTGGTATGTGCGCCGGGGTGTCTGGCGCAGCGAGGCATTGCCGATAGTGTCCGGCAAGCCGTATCTCATGGAAATTGCATGGAAAAAGCCGGGCGCTTCCGTTACGCTCCGTTGGGCCTCGTACGAACGTGAGGATGGCGGCAAGTATACCAATGAGCGTACTATCATGCATCCCGAGCGAACGGTCCTGGGAACAGCCCCGTCGGGAATGAAGTTCGCATATCTCATCGTCAGCGGCGGCAAGCCTGATGAATCATTCGAATACACGTCATTTTCGGAACACGCGGGGGACATCGCCCCGACAACGCCCGCGAAGGAGACAACGGTACAGGCGGCCGAAGGGCTTGCGCTCTATTACAGCTTCGACGAAGGCGCGGGAGATTCCGTTAAGGACCAATCCGGCGGCGGCAACAGTGCCTCCGTCGCAGGGCTGCAGTTCAAACCAGGGAGGTCCGGCAGCGCCCTCGTGTTCTCAAAAACGCCGTTCGAATGCGGGAAGGCAGGCGCGATATCGGGGGAACTCACCATTACTGCGTGGGTGCAGTTCAATGATCTGCCTGCCGTGACAAAACAGCGTGCCGACATCGCTGCCCGTCAGGATGGAAATAAGAACGGCTATTGCTTCGGCGTGGAAGGCGGTTCACTCGGCTTCATTTACCGGGGTAGCGGTACATGGGCATATGCAGGGCTCAGCCCG
This window encodes:
- a CDS encoding LamG-like jellyroll fold domain-containing protein, which codes for MNSRFLVLIIAAGFSLHGWGPHSEITKAALDVIGVDAPLVRMLGAEAAALTRHCWMPDIWMQYAGEYYVDDYLFTTRRPTHLGTSHAFRISEGKYGAYTFEMFDIYFRRALQALRTETPVNAARWTGSLTHFTEDTGAPPHAIDESSALHGPMEQWVEPKDVGIQGYVPTMLGADDETALKNFWQVQERLHQYSIERALKIKPLAAAGDRAAAEPLVLACANESARNAADLYATLGALASMGPKGAGLRGTVRGISVSGMLARMCAKVMLAGTDYSTLCAPDGTFEFRNIPPGTYTIHASRPGNEVFTGTITIPGAGPVCDISLAPSRVKGNLLRNPALSLHWASMDAPDMWYVRRGVWRSEALPIVSGKPYLMEIAWKKPGASVTLRWASYEREDGGKYTNERTIMHPERTVLGTAPSGMKFAYLIVSGGKPDESFEYTSFSEHAGDIAPTTPAKETTVQAAEGLALYYSFDEGAGDSVKDQSGGGNSASVAGLQFKPGRSGSALVFSKTPFECGKAGAISGELTITAWVQFNDLPAVTKQRADIAARQDGNKNGYCFGVEGGSLGFIYRGSGTWAYAGLSPVKNTWYHLAVAVNAEKTSFYVNGTLKGTAPGQTGLASDAPLKIGERLSGILDEVRIYSRALSADEISALASK